Proteins from a genomic interval of Gemmatimonas sp.:
- a CDS encoding Stp1/IreP family PP2C-type Ser/Thr phosphatase: MQLSVAAGTDVGRIRAGNEDSLYADADQERGLFIVADGMGGHAAGEVASEMAVQIVARDLSDVRDLTTGGAGSRMADALKSANRAIYERTIQEADKQGMGTTASCLLMGQGRFIIGHIGDSRVYLLRDGQLRQITKDHSYVQEQVDAGFLTPEQARYHPYSNVITRCVGANAVVEADVLTGELQIGDLYLVASDGLTGMVEDPQLKKILESRQTPGRMVDAMITEANRRGGLDNITAIVVQVVKVTGIATGEMPAVLG, translated from the coding sequence GTGCAGCTATCTGTCGCCGCCGGTACCGATGTCGGACGCATTCGGGCAGGCAATGAAGACAGTCTCTATGCGGACGCCGATCAGGAGCGCGGGCTCTTCATCGTGGCCGATGGCATGGGGGGACACGCCGCTGGTGAAGTGGCCAGCGAGATGGCGGTCCAGATTGTCGCGCGGGATCTCTCCGACGTTCGTGACCTGACGACGGGCGGCGCCGGGTCGCGCATGGCCGACGCGCTCAAGAGCGCCAATCGCGCCATCTACGAGCGCACCATTCAGGAAGCCGACAAGCAGGGCATGGGCACCACGGCGTCCTGCCTGCTCATGGGGCAGGGTCGGTTCATCATCGGCCATATCGGCGATTCGCGCGTGTATCTGCTGCGCGACGGCCAGCTCCGGCAGATCACGAAGGACCACTCGTACGTGCAGGAGCAGGTCGATGCCGGTTTCCTGACCCCCGAGCAGGCGCGCTACCACCCCTACAGCAACGTCATCACACGTTGCGTTGGCGCCAACGCCGTGGTCGAGGCCGACGTGCTCACCGGCGAGCTGCAGATTGGCGATCTCTATCTGGTCGCCTCCGACGGACTCACGGGCATGGTCGAGGACCCGCAACTCAAGAAGATCCTCGAATCCAGGCAGACGCCGGGACGCATGGTGGACGCCATGATCACCGAAGCGAATCGGCGTGGCGGTCTGGACAACATCACGGCCATCGTGGTGCAGGTAGTGAAGGTCACCGGCATCGCGACGGGCGAAATGCCCGCGGTCCTTGGCTGA
- a CDS encoding thioredoxin family protein, translating into MSSFRRCAIALLGGAVLAPTAPLRAFPAPFAVANGGAGSGLVPCGASASRVRPAPEAAPEAWPVPAYADSTLAALHASGQSFADFVAATKARRDGWLRLADSAQVDDALVQRARAAGGSWKLLVVAVDACGDSMNTVPYVARLASQAGVDLRIVLPTAGRPVQEQHRSLDGRVATPTFVLLDAEGRERGCIVEQPRALREWSSAERKRAPLDSVHAGIRAFYAKDQGAAIARETVEMLEAAAAGRVHCDRGSAAS; encoded by the coding sequence ATGAGCTCATTCCGTCGCTGTGCGATTGCCCTCCTGGGCGGCGCGGTGCTGGCGCCGACCGCCCCGCTGCGGGCGTTTCCGGCCCCCTTTGCGGTCGCCAATGGCGGCGCTGGTTCCGGCCTGGTGCCATGCGGAGCCTCGGCATCGCGCGTACGTCCGGCGCCTGAGGCGGCGCCTGAGGCGTGGCCCGTCCCGGCCTACGCCGACAGCACGCTGGCCGCCCTGCACGCCAGCGGACAGTCGTTCGCCGATTTCGTTGCCGCAACGAAGGCGCGCCGGGACGGGTGGCTGCGGCTGGCCGATAGTGCGCAGGTGGACGACGCCCTCGTGCAGCGCGCGCGGGCAGCGGGGGGAAGCTGGAAGCTGCTGGTGGTGGCGGTCGACGCCTGCGGGGATTCGATGAATACCGTGCCGTACGTCGCGCGTCTCGCCTCCCAGGCTGGCGTGGACCTGCGCATCGTGCTGCCGACGGCCGGCCGGCCGGTGCAGGAGCAGCACCGGTCGCTCGACGGCCGCGTGGCCACGCCCACCTTCGTGCTGCTCGACGCCGAGGGGCGCGAGCGCGGCTGCATTGTCGAGCAGCCCCGGGCCCTGCGCGAGTGGTCGTCAGCTGAGCGGAAGCGCGCGCCGCTGGACTCGGTGCACGCCGGGATCCGCGCCTTCTACGCCAAGGATCAGGGCGCGGCCATTGCCCGCGAGACCGTGGAGATGCTCGAGGCAGCGGCCGCCGGCCGCGTCCACTGCGACCGCGGCAGCGCCGCCAGCTGA
- a CDS encoding HD domain-containing protein, which produces MEILRDPLWNNIRLDPLALALLETPVMQRLRYVRQLGLAFLVYPGATHSRFEHALGAWHLAGMALRLLDERGALHGITLREQQVVRAAALLHDVGHYPFSHALEEIGVTDHEEVARPLVTDGVIGDCLRTHLGGYAPQEVFALITGRSTHPLQGLISGSIDLDKIEYLKRDATMCGVPYGEIDVDRLLNSLVLVSLPGQGPAIGVHEKGLSALESLLFAKYQMYRNVYWHHAVRSATAMYKRLVAVAIDTGAVAADSVARFTDEGLLVHLDTPALVPEARGLLDAIRIRRLHKRAYECPAATLGEDVGEWIASDYRLTRRVEDALAAELGLASGAVLLDYPAKTQMLGVDIPMQRRDGRVVQLTADGWEGALNLPRLSDELYRSARRLRVFTANRAPVPERGVLAVLRMDAGDVTRRLDTGQPLLG; this is translated from the coding sequence ATGGAAATCCTGCGCGATCCGCTCTGGAACAACATCCGCCTCGACCCGTTGGCGCTGGCGCTGCTCGAAACCCCGGTCATGCAACGGCTGCGCTATGTGCGGCAGCTGGGGCTGGCCTTCCTGGTGTATCCGGGAGCAACTCATTCGAGATTCGAACACGCACTGGGCGCGTGGCATCTGGCGGGTATGGCGCTGCGCCTGCTCGACGAACGTGGCGCGCTGCACGGCATCACTCTACGGGAGCAGCAGGTGGTGCGCGCGGCCGCGCTGCTGCACGACGTGGGGCATTACCCGTTCTCCCATGCGCTCGAGGAGATCGGCGTCACCGATCACGAAGAGGTCGCCCGCCCACTCGTCACCGATGGCGTAATTGGCGATTGCCTGCGTACGCACCTCGGGGGGTACGCCCCACAGGAGGTGTTCGCCCTCATCACCGGACGTAGCACACACCCGCTGCAGGGCCTCATCTCCGGATCCATCGACCTCGACAAGATCGAGTACCTCAAGCGTGACGCGACCATGTGTGGTGTCCCGTACGGTGAGATCGATGTGGACCGGCTGCTCAATTCGCTGGTGCTGGTGTCGCTGCCGGGGCAGGGTCCGGCCATCGGCGTACACGAGAAGGGGCTCTCCGCGCTCGAGTCGCTCCTGTTCGCCAAGTATCAGATGTATCGCAACGTGTACTGGCACCACGCGGTGCGCAGTGCCACGGCCATGTACAAGCGGCTGGTGGCCGTGGCCATCGATACCGGCGCCGTGGCGGCCGACAGCGTGGCGCGCTTCACCGACGAAGGGCTGCTGGTGCATCTCGACACGCCCGCTCTGGTGCCGGAGGCGCGTGGCCTGTTGGACGCCATCCGCATCCGACGTCTGCACAAGCGGGCCTACGAATGCCCCGCCGCTACGCTGGGCGAGGATGTCGGGGAGTGGATTGCCTCCGACTATCGTCTGACCCGCCGGGTGGAAGATGCCTTGGCCGCTGAACTGGGACTGGCGTCGGGCGCGGTGCTGCTCGACTACCCCGCCAAGACGCAGATGCTGGGGGTGGACATTCCCATGCAACGGCGCGACGGTCGCGTGGTGCAGCTGACCGCCGATGGGTGGGAGGGCGCGCTCAATCTGCCGCGCCTGAGTGACGAGCTCTACCGCAGTGCGCGGCGCCTGCGGGTCTTCACGGCCAACCGCGCGCCGGTGCCGGAACGTGGGGTCCTGGCGGTCCTTCGCATGGATGCCGGCGACGTGACCCGGCGGCTCGATACGGGACAGCCGCTCCTGGGCTGA
- a CDS encoding TonB-dependent receptor: MTLSSPVLRRALCALTVCLALAGSAASALAQQVDIIRGRVLGTDTLPIPNVLVTAMTLSGNVSRTARTNAQGRYTISFPGGEGDYWVTFSGIGLAPRRYQVKRTADQEILIADARMAPATITLDAVQVTERVAASRSDTVSDVGGTERSVSDETAGFLNAEQLGDLAAMASAIPGVQLLMGADGAADAFSVFGLGGDQNNTQLNGLNFGDAQLPRDANVMSSLNTSPYDVSRGGFSGGQLQVRTRAGSNFVTRRLSGNFISPQLQWTDRIGVATGQQYTNMSLGGSASGPIKPDQMFYNTSFQFDRRLQDLQTLINSNDAGFAAAGVSADSVARLIDILGSEQVPVTVPGYDPQRINTRINTLNSFDWVPQNSSRGSTYSFTLSGNFNRTSPVGGGGGFGGFGGFGGGGTSLITPSRDGTRTNWGGSAQARHSGLLGWKGIFSETTIGYSMSRSDGDPFFFLPSGNVRVNSQFADGSASVTNLQFGGSTALNNANGNSSLAGNNTLSWFSSDNRHRVKLTTELRRDEFSSLFNFNEFGSFGYNTLADLQANRPASFTRLLSPRTRVGSQYVGAVSLGDAWRPTNDLQVQYGVRVDGNHFNMGPQSNADVIDKFGYDNAAVPNRIYVSPRLGFSWTVGQADQMALLPGMIRAPRAVIRGGVGLFQNTPGTQLISNAIDNTGLPSGLQQLTCVGAATPFPDWTSYAADVNNIPRTCADGTNGTVFSNSAPNVTLFLPDFYAQRSLRGNLGWQGPILRNRFNFSVDATFSRNQRQQGGIDINFPNRQRFSLADEANRPVYVTPTAIVPATGQVAWREARLFQQYGRVTAQTSDLESESRQVTASLRPFVFNTRWSWSLSYVLADVREQFLGFNSTVDTPVGIEWSRGANFSRHQIQYSLSYNAWDAVRISWFGNFRSGIFYTPTVNQDVNGDSYGNDRAFIFDPAAVSDPQLRAGLENFLATGTREATACLRNQLGRFAARNSCEGPWSMTGNLNISFNSLKLGLPQRANLSFQVANPLNGIDRLINGEAGLKGWGAFVNPQSNGALLFVRGFDPVANRYKYEVNERFGSTRPSQTTQRSAPVTFTMQMGWDLGPTREQQQLLQQLDRGRSRPGNKPSLQQLRQTASVGLINPMQQILQQADTLKLTRKQADSLATLNRLYVLKSDSIWTPVARFLADLPDKYNHDDAYGRYRQARESSVDILIQVAPGIRTLLTPEQIRILPESLIPFMDKRNLQGIRSGTAGGNRFMGGGMGGGMGRR, encoded by the coding sequence GTGACCCTTTCCTCGCCTGTTCTCCGGCGCGCCCTGTGTGCGTTGACGGTGTGCCTTGCCCTTGCGGGCAGTGCCGCGTCCGCCTTGGCGCAGCAAGTCGATATCATTCGCGGACGCGTGCTCGGGACCGACACGCTCCCCATTCCCAACGTGCTCGTCACGGCCATGACGCTGTCAGGCAACGTCAGCCGTACGGCGCGCACCAATGCGCAGGGGCGCTACACCATTTCGTTCCCGGGTGGCGAAGGGGACTACTGGGTCACCTTTTCGGGCATCGGCCTGGCGCCCCGGCGGTATCAGGTCAAGCGCACGGCCGACCAGGAAATCCTCATCGCCGACGCGCGGATGGCACCAGCGACCATCACGCTCGACGCCGTGCAGGTCACGGAGCGGGTCGCCGCCTCGCGCAGCGATACGGTGTCCGACGTGGGTGGGACGGAACGCAGCGTGAGCGACGAAACCGCGGGCTTTCTCAACGCCGAGCAGCTGGGGGACCTCGCGGCCATGGCGTCGGCGATTCCGGGGGTGCAGCTGCTCATGGGGGCCGACGGCGCGGCCGACGCCTTCTCGGTCTTCGGTCTCGGTGGCGACCAGAACAATACGCAGCTCAACGGGCTCAACTTCGGCGACGCGCAGCTGCCCCGCGACGCGAACGTCATGTCGTCGCTCAACACGTCGCCCTACGACGTGTCGCGCGGGGGCTTCTCCGGCGGGCAGTTGCAGGTGCGCACGCGCGCGGGGTCCAACTTCGTGACCCGTCGCCTGAGTGGCAACTTCATCTCGCCCCAGCTGCAGTGGACCGATCGCATCGGCGTAGCCACCGGTCAGCAGTACACGAACATGTCGCTGGGCGGCTCGGCGTCGGGGCCGATCAAGCCGGATCAGATGTTCTACAACACCTCGTTCCAGTTCGATCGCCGCCTGCAGGATCTGCAGACGCTCATCAACAGCAACGACGCCGGGTTCGCTGCGGCTGGCGTGTCGGCCGACTCGGTTGCGCGACTCATCGACATCCTCGGCTCCGAGCAGGTGCCGGTGACGGTGCCCGGCTACGATCCGCAGCGCATCAACACGCGCATCAACACGCTCAACAGCTTCGACTGGGTGCCGCAGAACTCTTCCCGCGGCAGCACCTACTCCTTCACGCTGTCGGGGAACTTCAACCGCACGTCACCCGTGGGTGGCGGCGGCGGCTTCGGTGGGTTCGGCGGGTTCGGTGGCGGCGGCACCAGCCTCATCACGCCATCGCGCGACGGCACGCGCACCAACTGGGGCGGGTCGGCCCAGGCGCGCCACAGTGGGCTGCTGGGGTGGAAGGGGATCTTCTCGGAAACCACCATCGGCTACAGCATGAGCCGCAGCGATGGTGACCCGTTCTTCTTCCTGCCGTCGGGGAATGTGCGCGTCAACTCGCAGTTCGCCGACGGTTCCGCCTCGGTGACCAACCTGCAGTTCGGCGGCAGCACGGCGCTGAACAATGCCAACGGCAACAGCTCGCTGGCCGGCAACAATACGCTGTCGTGGTTCTCGAGCGACAATCGCCACCGCGTGAAGCTCACCACGGAGCTGCGGCGTGACGAGTTCTCGTCGCTGTTCAACTTCAACGAGTTCGGGTCGTTCGGCTACAATACGCTGGCCGACCTGCAGGCAAACCGCCCCGCGTCGTTCACGCGGCTGCTCTCGCCGCGCACCCGCGTGGGGAGCCAGTATGTGGGCGCTGTGTCGCTGGGTGACGCCTGGCGTCCCACCAACGATCTCCAGGTGCAGTACGGCGTGCGGGTAGACGGGAATCACTTCAACATGGGCCCGCAGAGCAACGCCGACGTGATCGACAAGTTCGGCTACGACAACGCCGCGGTGCCGAATCGCATTTACGTGAGCCCGCGTCTCGGTTTCTCGTGGACCGTGGGGCAGGCCGACCAGATGGCGTTGCTCCCCGGCATGATCCGCGCGCCACGCGCCGTCATCCGCGGCGGGGTGGGGCTCTTCCAGAACACGCCCGGCACGCAGCTCATTTCCAACGCGATCGACAACACGGGGCTGCCGAGCGGGTTGCAGCAGCTTACGTGCGTGGGGGCGGCCACGCCGTTTCCCGATTGGACGTCGTATGCGGCCGACGTGAACAACATTCCCCGCACCTGCGCCGACGGGACCAACGGGACGGTGTTCTCCAACAGCGCACCCAACGTCACCCTGTTCCTCCCCGACTTCTACGCCCAGCGCTCGCTGCGCGGAAACCTCGGCTGGCAGGGGCCCATTCTCCGCAATCGCTTCAACTTCTCGGTGGACGCGACCTTCTCGCGCAATCAGCGGCAGCAGGGCGGTATCGACATCAACTTCCCCAACCGGCAGCGCTTCTCGCTGGCCGACGAAGCCAACCGCCCCGTCTACGTCACGCCCACCGCCATCGTGCCGGCTACGGGTCAGGTGGCCTGGCGTGAGGCGCGCCTCTTTCAGCAGTACGGTCGCGTGACCGCGCAAACCTCCGACCTGGAGTCGGAGAGCCGGCAGGTCACGGCGTCGCTGCGCCCGTTCGTGTTCAACACCCGCTGGAGCTGGAGTCTCTCGTACGTGCTGGCCGATGTCCGCGAGCAGTTCCTCGGCTTCAACAGCACGGTCGACACGCCGGTGGGTATCGAGTGGTCACGCGGCGCCAACTTCTCGCGGCACCAGATCCAGTACTCGCTCAGCTACAATGCGTGGGACGCGGTGCGCATCTCGTGGTTCGGCAATTTCCGCTCGGGCATCTTCTACACGCCCACGGTCAATCAGGACGTGAACGGCGACAGCTACGGGAACGATCGCGCGTTCATCTTCGACCCGGCGGCAGTGTCCGACCCCCAGCTCAGGGCGGGGCTCGAGAACTTCCTTGCCACCGGCACGCGTGAGGCCACGGCGTGCCTGCGCAACCAGCTCGGCCGGTTTGCGGCACGCAATTCGTGTGAGGGCCCCTGGTCGATGACGGGGAACCTGAACATCTCGTTCAACTCGCTGAAGCTTGGCCTGCCGCAGCGTGCCAACCTCTCCTTCCAGGTCGCCAATCCGCTCAACGGTATCGATCGCCTCATCAACGGCGAGGCGGGGCTCAAGGGGTGGGGCGCGTTCGTGAATCCGCAGAGCAACGGGGCGCTGCTGTTCGTGCGCGGCTTCGATCCGGTGGCGAACCGCTACAAGTACGAAGTGAACGAACGCTTCGGCTCGACGCGTCCCAGCCAGACGACGCAGCGGTCGGCGCCGGTGACCTTCACGATGCAAATGGGGTGGGACCTCGGCCCCACGCGTGAGCAGCAGCAGCTGCTGCAGCAGCTCGATCGCGGCCGTTCGCGCCCCGGCAACAAGCCCAGCCTGCAGCAGCTGCGACAGACGGCGAGCGTGGGGCTCATCAACCCCATGCAGCAGATCCTCCAGCAGGCCGACACGCTCAAGCTCACGCGCAAGCAGGCCGACAGCCTCGCCACGCTCAACCGGCTGTACGTGCTCAAGAGCGACAGCATCTGGACGCCTGTGGCGCGCTTCCTCGCCGACCTGCCCGACAAGTACAACCACGACGATGCCTACGGGCGCTACCGGCAGGCGCGCGAGTCGAGCGTGGATATCCTCATTCAGGTGGCCCCCGGCATTCGCACCCTGCTCACGCCGGAGCAGATCCGCATTCTCCCCGAGTCGCTCATCCCGTTCATGGACAAGCGGAACCTGCAGGGCATTCGCTCGGGTACTGCTGGTGGGAACCGCTTCATGGGTGGTGGCATGGGCGGCGGCATGGGTCGGCGCTGA
- the pckA gene encoding phosphoenolpyruvate carboxykinase (ATP), with the protein MATQVSPSAPVRESADGLAPQGIAPRGTVHWNYVAPELIESAIRRGEGTLAHMGPFVAVTSPHTGRSPNDKFVVKEPSSEADVDWGKVNQPLSPEHWATLKADVQAYLNGLDELFVQDLYCGADPATRLSVRYVLPNAWHAAFVRNMFIRPDVAELAGFLPNFTVYHAPEMQADPARHGTRTGTFIVLNLAERAILIGGTRYAGELKKAMFTVMNYLLPKQGVLSMHCSANIGRDGDTALFFGLSGTGKTTLSADPERGLIGDDEHGWSSEGTFNFEGGCYAKAINLSAEGEPDIYQTTQMFGTILENVVLHQPSRTVDFANQSITENTRASYPLPYIGNHVPSGRGGHPKNVVFLTADAFGVLPPIARLTPEQAMYYFLSGYTAKVAGTERGVTEPQATFSACFGAVFLVWHPTKYAEMLGALLKEHGSQVWLVNTGWSGGAYGVGRRMKLGYTRAMVRAALGGALDGTEFVADPVFGLHIPKWVPDVPGEVLEPRGTWANGAEYDAQAQKLAGMFRENIRKFGDAVSPAILAAGPQG; encoded by the coding sequence ATGGCGACACAGGTCTCCCCGTCCGCTCCCGTCCGCGAAAGTGCCGACGGTCTCGCCCCGCAGGGTATCGCCCCGCGTGGAACGGTCCACTGGAATTACGTCGCCCCGGAGCTGATCGAGTCGGCCATTCGCCGCGGTGAAGGCACGCTGGCGCACATGGGACCGTTCGTGGCCGTCACCTCGCCGCACACCGGACGTTCGCCGAACGACAAGTTCGTTGTGAAGGAACCGTCCAGCGAAGCCGATGTGGATTGGGGCAAGGTCAACCAGCCCCTGTCGCCCGAGCACTGGGCCACGCTCAAGGCCGATGTGCAGGCGTATCTCAACGGCCTCGATGAACTGTTCGTGCAGGACCTGTACTGCGGCGCCGATCCGGCCACGCGCCTGAGCGTGCGCTATGTGCTCCCCAATGCGTGGCACGCAGCGTTCGTGCGCAACATGTTCATTCGTCCCGATGTCGCCGAACTGGCGGGGTTCCTGCCCAACTTCACGGTGTATCACGCACCGGAAATGCAGGCGGATCCCGCCCGTCATGGTACGCGCACCGGTACGTTCATCGTGCTCAATCTCGCCGAGCGCGCCATTCTCATTGGCGGCACGCGCTACGCGGGTGAGCTCAAGAAGGCCATGTTCACGGTCATGAACTACCTGCTCCCCAAGCAGGGTGTCCTGTCCATGCACTGCTCCGCCAACATCGGCCGGGACGGCGATACGGCGCTCTTCTTCGGCCTCTCCGGCACCGGCAAGACGACGCTCTCCGCCGACCCCGAGCGCGGCCTCATCGGCGACGATGAGCACGGCTGGTCGAGCGAGGGCACCTTCAACTTCGAGGGGGGGTGCTACGCGAAGGCCATCAACCTCTCGGCCGAGGGGGAGCCGGACATTTACCAGACCACGCAGATGTTCGGCACGATCCTCGAGAATGTCGTGCTGCACCAGCCCTCGCGTACGGTCGACTTCGCCAACCAGAGCATCACCGAGAATACGCGCGCGTCCTATCCGCTGCCGTACATCGGGAATCACGTACCGAGCGGCCGCGGCGGCCACCCGAAGAACGTGGTGTTCCTTACCGCCGACGCCTTCGGCGTGCTGCCGCCCATTGCGCGGCTCACCCCCGAGCAGGCGATGTACTATTTCCTTTCGGGGTACACGGCCAAGGTGGCCGGCACCGAGCGCGGCGTCACCGAACCGCAGGCGACGTTCTCGGCCTGCTTCGGCGCCGTCTTCCTCGTGTGGCACCCCACCAAGTACGCCGAGATGCTGGGGGCACTGCTCAAGGAGCACGGCTCGCAGGTGTGGCTCGTGAACACGGGCTGGAGTGGCGGCGCGTATGGGGTGGGGCGGCGCATGAAGCTCGGCTACACCCGCGCCATGGTGCGGGCGGCGCTTGGCGGTGCGCTCGATGGCACCGAGTTCGTCGCCGATCCCGTCTTCGGCCTGCACATTCCGAAGTGGGTACCGGACGTGCCGGGAGAGGTGCTCGAACCGCGCGGCACGTGGGCGAACGGCGCCGAGTACGACGCGCAGGCGCAGAAGCTCGCCGGCATGTTCCGCGAGAACATCCGGAAGTTCGGCGACGCCGTTTCGCCGGCCATTCTCGCCGCTGGCCCGCAGGGCTGA
- a CDS encoding deoxyribonuclease IV produces the protein MPAKKTAAKPASGTAATKPSTRKPASPKAPPIDAPITVDAGDHTTDVAPLGAHVSIAGGTWEAAARAREISATGAQIFTKQANRWAEREIDAAEATRFRAAMAETPVRWICAHDSYLINLASPDADLRTRSVESFRAELRRCHALGLNALVSHPGNYMDDRASGIARNADGIVQALEAEAGPTRLLMELTAGQGTVLGSTFEEMADLLGRIPAPLRARVGVCLDTAHIWAAGYDLVGDYDGVWQRFGDELGFQQLGCLHLNDSKAKLSSHLDRHELIGEGTIGGEVFRRIMTDERLAHVPRIIETPKGDTPAHLDGRMLRTLRSYAAR, from the coding sequence ATGCCTGCCAAGAAGACCGCCGCAAAGCCGGCCTCCGGCACCGCCGCCACGAAGCCCAGCACCCGCAAGCCGGCGTCGCCAAAGGCGCCGCCCATCGATGCCCCGATCACCGTCGATGCCGGTGATCACACCACCGATGTCGCGCCGCTCGGTGCGCACGTGTCCATCGCCGGCGGTACCTGGGAGGCCGCAGCCCGGGCGCGCGAGATCAGCGCCACGGGCGCCCAGATCTTCACCAAGCAGGCCAACCGCTGGGCCGAACGCGAGATCGACGCGGCCGAGGCCACACGCTTCCGCGCGGCCATGGCGGAGACACCCGTGCGCTGGATCTGCGCTCACGACTCGTATCTCATCAACCTCGCGTCGCCGGATGCCGACCTGCGGACGCGCTCGGTGGAGAGTTTCCGTGCCGAGCTGCGTCGCTGTCACGCGCTGGGGTTGAACGCGCTCGTGTCGCACCCGGGCAACTACATGGATGACCGGGCCAGCGGCATCGCCCGCAACGCCGACGGGATTGTGCAGGCGCTTGAGGCGGAAGCGGGACCCACGCGGCTGCTGATGGAGCTCACCGCGGGTCAAGGCACCGTCCTTGGCTCCACCTTCGAGGAAATGGCCGACCTGCTTGGGCGCATTCCGGCACCGTTGCGCGCGCGCGTGGGTGTGTGCCTCGACACCGCGCACATATGGGCCGCAGGCTACGACCTGGTCGGCGATTACGACGGCGTGTGGCAGCGCTTCGGCGACGAGCTCGGATTCCAGCAGCTGGGGTGCCTGCACCTCAACGACTCCAAGGCCAAGCTGAGCTCGCATCTCGACCGCCACGAGCTGATCGGCGAAGGCACGATCGGCGGCGAGGTGTTCCGACGCATCATGACTGACGAGCGACTGGCCCACGTCCCACGCATCATCGAAACGCCCAAGGGCGATACACCGGCCCATCTCGACGGCCGCATGCTGCGCACACTGCGGAGCTACGCCGCACGCTGA
- a CDS encoding peptidoglycan DD-metalloendopeptidase family protein — MRGFLRIVAIMGVAVLFAGSVVPLALRAQQATPEQRLRQQRDELDKLRKERADLETRMTELQRSARSLTDEVNNLEAQRQTTRRLVAALDRQLETINEEVVKAGSGLRRAERELDTKRSGLQRRMVEIYKRGSLYDVEAMLSAQSFAGLVARYRYLHELALNDRNLVRRVERLRDQIITQRMLLVRLQDEVSRNRQEKEREARRLADLESTRQRNLTAVQLSAQRTRERLQQLTRNESRIANAINTLETARRRAEMAPDARPAAPSTIRTSDLGKLDWPVDGAILYRFGRVVNPNNTTTRWNGIGIGAAAGTAVKTISGGEVVLADNVGTYGPTVIVQHGGGDYSVYGSLQAIGVRRGQQVNKGQVIGTVGDIDPELPPHLHFEIRPKGRAIDPLEYLRARR, encoded by the coding sequence ATGCGTGGGTTCCTGCGAATCGTGGCCATCATGGGCGTCGCGGTGCTGTTCGCCGGCAGCGTGGTGCCGCTGGCGCTGCGCGCACAACAGGCGACCCCCGAACAGCGGTTGCGCCAGCAGCGGGACGAGCTGGACAAGCTGCGCAAGGAGCGGGCCGACCTGGAGACGCGCATGACCGAACTGCAGCGCAGCGCCCGCTCCCTGACCGACGAAGTGAACAACCTCGAGGCACAGCGCCAGACCACGCGACGCCTCGTGGCCGCGCTCGACCGGCAGCTGGAAACAATTAACGAGGAAGTGGTGAAGGCGGGCAGTGGCCTGAGACGCGCCGAACGGGAACTCGATACCAAGCGGAGCGGGCTGCAGCGCCGCATGGTGGAGATCTACAAGCGCGGCAGCCTGTACGACGTGGAAGCCATGCTGTCGGCCCAATCGTTCGCCGGCCTTGTCGCGCGCTACAGGTACCTGCACGAACTGGCGCTGAACGATCGCAATCTCGTGCGCCGGGTGGAGAGGCTGCGCGATCAGATCATCACGCAGCGCATGCTCCTGGTGCGACTGCAGGACGAAGTGAGCCGCAACCGGCAGGAAAAGGAACGCGAGGCGCGCCGACTGGCCGACCTGGAGTCGACGCGCCAGCGCAACCTCACGGCGGTACAGCTCAGTGCCCAGCGCACGCGAGAGCGCCTGCAGCAGCTGACGCGCAACGAGTCGCGCATTGCCAATGCCATCAACACGCTCGAAACGGCGCGTCGCCGTGCCGAGATGGCGCCCGATGCGCGACCGGCAGCACCGTCGACGATTCGCACCAGTGACCTGGGCAAGCTCGACTGGCCGGTGGACGGCGCCATCCTGTACCGCTTCGGGCGCGTGGTCAACCCCAACAATACCACGACCCGCTGGAACGGCATCGGCATTGGCGCCGCCGCGGGGACGGCCGTGAAGACCATCTCGGGCGGCGAAGTCGTGCTGGCCGACAACGTGGGCACCTATGGCCCCACCGTCATTGTGCAACATGGTGGCGGCGACTACTCCGTGTACGGCTCGCTGCAGGCTATCGGCGTGCGTCGCGGACAGCAGGTGAACAAGGGGCAGGTCATCGGTACCGTGGGGGATATCGATCCGGAGTTGCCGCCGCACCTGCACTTCGAGATCCGCCCCAAGGGGCGCGCGATCGATCCACTGGAGTATCTGCGCGCCCGGCGCTGA